The genomic region TTTGTGGATGGCGGCGATGTTCTCCTGACCGATGACGAAGCGCTGATCGGCATGTCGGAGCGCACCGATCAGGAAGGTGTCGACGCGCTTTCTGAAATCCTTGAGCCGCTCGGCTACCGCACCCGCACCGTGCACACGCCGCCCGGCGTTCTGCATTTCAAATCGGATTGCGGACTGCTTGACAGCAATACGATCTTTTCAACGGCGCGGCTTGCCAATTCGGGCTGCTTTGAGGGCTATCGGGTGATCGAGGCAGTTGCGGGCGAGGAGGCAGCCGCCAACCTGATCCGCTTCAACGATCCGGTGTTCCTGCGCAGCGGATTTCCAAAGACTCTCGCCCTGCTCCAGTCTGAGGGATACAAGGTGATAACGCTTTCCGCCGATCAGGCCGCCCTGGTGGATGGCGGGCTGTCCTGCATGTCACTGAGATTCAGTCTTTGAGCCTTTTTCGCATGGTGATCGAGGTGGGGCGGTCATAACCTGCATGGGCCGTCTCGGCGGTTCTGGTGAAACCGAGCGCCTCGAAAAACCGGTGGTTGTTCACCAGTTCGACACGCGATTGCAGTTCAAGTTCCCGGTAACCGAGCTGGCGGGCAAGCGCTTCCGCTTCGCTCATCAGACGTTGGCCCAGCCCCTTCCCGCGCGATTTCTCTGCCACGGCGAGTTTACCCACGTAAAGACAGTCGCCGCGCGGATCGCAGAAGATGCAGGCAGCAGGCGCAGTGCCGTCGAAAAGCACCAGTGCATGTTCACGCGCTGCCTTCTGCTGCAGGGTTTTGATTGTCAGGCGATTGGCTGAGGAAGGCGGATCGATAACACCGTCCATATAAGCGAATGCGCCAAGAATCAGATCAAGGACGGCGGGCCAGTGTGGCTCGCCCGGCATCATCCGCCGCAGTATCACTGTCATGGCGTTTTCAGGGTCAATTCAACCCTGCCGCTTGTAACGGATGGTTTCAAACCGCATCGCCTTGCCATCGATCATCAACAGGCGTCCCACCAGCGGCTCGCCGACACCGGTGATGATCTTGATCGCC from Salaquimonas pukyongi harbors:
- a CDS encoding arginine deiminase family protein; translated protein: MKGERSWRFSHAVSRLPGESIASGLRAQAGTDPDPKTFLAEHRAYTRALEETGAKVTVLDALEEFPDSVFIEDAALCAGGTAIILRPGAESRYGEAAAVAPALEAIFGSVKRLERGFVDGGDVLLTDDEALIGMSERTDQEGVDALSEILEPLGYRTRTVHTPPGVLHFKSDCGLLDSNTIFSTARLANSGCFEGYRVIEAVAGEEAAANLIRFNDPVFLRSGFPKTLALLQSEGYKVITLSADQAALVDGGLSCMSLRFSL
- a CDS encoding GNAT family N-acetyltransferase encodes the protein MTVILRRMMPGEPHWPAVLDLILGAFAYMDGVIDPPSSANRLTIKTLQQKAAREHALVLFDGTAPAACIFCDPRGDCLYVGKLAVAEKSRGKGLGQRLMSEAEALARQLGYRELELQSRVELVNNHRFFEALGFTRTAETAHAGYDRPTSITMRKRLKD